The genomic DNA GATCTTGCTGGGCGCTGTTGCAGCCGGCGAGCGCGAGGAGGCCGATGAGGGCGAGATAGGTCGGTTTCATGGTTCGGTCCTTGGTGACTATGACGTGATGTTGCGAGCAGGGAATCGGTGCGCTAGCCGCGCGCCTGCTCCCTGGTCAGCTTTTCGAACTTCTTGATGGCGCGATCGCGCTTCAGGCGCGAGAGCCGTTGTGTCCAGAAGATGCCGTCGAGCTGGTCGATTTCGTGCTGCAGGCAGGTGGCCATGAAGCCGTCGGCTTCCTCGTCGATCGTCTCGCCGCCAAGCGTCTGGTAGCGGACGCGAACGGCGCGGGGGCGTTCGACCTCTTCAAGGATGCCCGGCATCGAGACGCTGCCTTCCGTATGGGTCGCCTTCTCGTCGCTACACCAGATGACCTCCGGATTGACGAAGGTCCTGGCGCCGCTTTCGCGATCGAACTCGATCACCGTCACGCGCTCCAGGATGCCGATATGCGGCGCGGTGATGCCGACGCCGGGGGCGTCCCGCATCGTGTCGAGAAGGTCCGCGGCCAGCGCCTCTAATGCCGCGTCGAAGCGGGTGATCGTCTCCGCCTTCCGCGTCAGCAGCGGGTTGGGAAAGCGGACAATGGGGCGAATGGCCATCAGATCTTCCTTGGCGGCGCCAAATGGGTGTTGCGCCTCCGATATCTCGACTGAAGTGCTAGCCGATCGCGCGGTCGATGTCGACTGTGTCGAGAAGCAGCCGGTTTTTCATGTATTTGCAACAGCTTGAATAAATCTGTTGTTGCGGCGCGCCCGGTGGTATCTGTGCTGTGGACCTCGGCAGGGCTTTGCGCTAGCAGGCTGTAAGGCCAGAATTCCCGCCCATGGCGGCGGATGAGGGCGAGGCAAACGTCAGTGGACGCATTCTTTCCGGCTCGCGAGGCGGACGGCCGGGAAGCAGCAAATCGTTTCGAGGGCGCGCATGAGCAATACTGGCGACGAAGACCGCGGCTCAGAAGACGTCAAGGCCTTTGACGGCTCGGACATTTATGCCGACGACGGTTCTATCCGCTCTGATTTTCTCATGCATGTCGGCGCGGCAATCGCCGACCGCGATACGATCTATCTGCGCCAGCACGTTGCCCACCTGCACTCGTCGGAAATGGGTGACCTGCTCGAGGCGATCCAGCCCGATCAGCGCCTGGCGCTGGTTTCGCTGCTCGGCAAGGAATTCGACCTTTCGGCACTGACGGAGGTCGACGAAGCGATCCGTCTCGATATCGTCGAGCACATGCCGAACGAACAGATCGCCGAGGCCATCGGCGAGATGGATTCGGACGATGCGGTCTACATTCTGGAAGACCTGGACCAGGAAGACCAGGACGAGATCCTGGCGAAGCTGCCGTTTACCGAACGGGTTCGCCTGCGACGCTCGCTGGATTACCCCGAAAGCACGGCCGGCCGGCGCATGCAGACCGAGTTCGTGGCGGTGCCGCCATTCTGGACTGTCGGCCAGACGATCGACTACATGCGCGAAGACGAGGACCTGCCGGAGAGTTTCACGCAGATCTTCGTGATCGACCCGACCTTCAAGCTGCTCGGCGCCATTGACCTCGACCGCAT from Ensifer adhaerens includes the following:
- a CDS encoding peptide deformylase — translated: MAIRPIVRFPNPLLTRKAETITRFDAALEALAADLLDTMRDAPGVGITAPHIGILERVTVIEFDRESGARTFVNPEVIWCSDEKATHTEGSVSMPGILEEVERPRAVRVRYQTLGGETIDEEADGFMATCLQHEIDQLDGIFWTQRLSRLKRDRAIKKFEKLTREQARG